Below is a window of Paremcibacter congregatus DNA.
GAATGGCGGACAGAGGATTTAGGGCCACTTCGGATATGGCGCTGAAAATATCATCAATCTTGCCCGATAGAGACTTATTCTGATCCGGCCGTCCCAGCAGGGATTGTATCCGGCTATGATAGGCGCTCTCGACCTCATAGCGGGAGAAATCGGCATTCGCATCATAAGAAGCCTTGACCAGGAATTTATCCACTATTCTATCAATGCCAGATATTTTAACACCGCCAACCGCCGTGCCATTGATAATCGCTTCCTGACGCACAACCTGCCGGGCATACCCTGGTGTATTGACATTCGCCACATTGTTGGACGTCACCCTCAACGCCGCCTGGTTGGTGAACAGTCCTGTCAAAGAATTATTTATAATGGAATTAATGGACATAAGCTTCCTTTCTGGAAATCAAACCGGCGCGGCCCACAGAGGCGTGCATATGAATAGGCAAAGCTTGCCCAACAGGGATTTTTTGCCCCCGCTTTTCGCCCTTAGACCGCTGCATCTGATAAAGACTTTCCATCTTTGGATCCTTGTAATACTTTGAACTAAATAGATAAAAACATTATCTTGGCGCCACCCCTTCAAAAACACATAGGCCGTATTACGGGGATGGCACCCTTATCCTTGCAATTTCAAGGCCAACTCTGAAAACACGCTTTTCCACACGCCTATCCTGATCTCACCGGATTTTGCCGTGCAGCAAATTTTACCTAAAATGAACAGGAACTTTTTACCTTACTCCCCATAAACAAAGGAGAGATGAAAAAATATTCCGCTTGAAAAACAATGAGTTATTCCCATCCACAAAAAGTGGCCCGTTACTTGCTTAGGTATTCGGTGAAGTCGTTCGTTTAATAAATATGGAAAATTATGACCACCAGTTTTGACATATTCACCTCATCTCTTCCGACTGCCGGATCTGGCGGCGCGAAGACAGATGCATCTTCACGGGCAGAAAAAAATCCGGTGGCCGCTTCCTCTCCTGACACCACACCTCCAACGCGCGCCCCAGAGGTCAAGGAGAGTTTTAAGGACCATATGGTTCGAGAGAGCCACCGCGCCAACCAACCTGATGGCACCCCACGGAAAACGGAAGGCAACAGTCAGGAACCTCGCCAGAAAGATCAGAAGATCGCCGCGCCCTCATCTGAAACAAAACCTGATAAAACAAAATCTGCCAACACATCACAGGAAAATAATGGTGACGGCTCAGAAATAACAAAACCAACCGATGCATCTACACAAGATCCACAGAAACCACGGGACGACCACGCCCAACATAGCCCAGACCTCGACGGGCAAGATGGGATCAACACACAAGACAAAGCAACCGGTCAGACAACGGACTATAGCGCGGTCAATATTCCGTTAAGTGAAACACGGGCCAACGGAGCACCCGCCACCGATCCCCTGGCTCCCTCCCCAGGTTCAGATCCTGTTGGCCCCAGTGACATCCCGGATCAAGGCGATCAGGATTACACTGGTAATCTTTTTGACAAATCGAGCAGCCCGGATAAAATATTCGCCACCGAAACACCGCTTGATATTGCTCCCCAGGTTCAGGAGAACACTGGTCCGTCACAAGACGTCTCATCCGAAAAACTTGCCGAACAACCGACAGGCCAAAAAACGCTCCCCGTTGACGAGTTCACCACCAAAGTTGAGCGCCCTGCAGTTCCCGCCACAACACAAGAACCGGCCTCAACACAAGATAATGCACATCCAACGGCGGATGAAGACACCCTTCCAACAGAAGCCGGGAAAGTTGGCAATACTACTGACGCCGCTGAACCTGAAATCAGTGCCGCTCCCAAGACCACTGCGGCTGCTGCAACAACAGCCCCTATTATCACGCCTGAGGTTCCGGCCGGAAACGCTGATTCAAAGAGTGTAAATGCGGCTCCAGAGACATCATCTGTTGCAACGGCAGCACAAGCCGCCACACAAACACCCCTGACATCCACCGCAGCCCAACAGATACCGCAAAAAGAAATTAACGGCAAAGGTGAGGCCAGTGACACTCAAAAGACCGGAGCCAGAGACAATACCGTAACAGGAACCGGCGGATCGCAATCCGCAGCCGCCTCTGCCCAACCCTCCTCGGATCAATCTTCTCAACAGAATTCAACAGGAGAAAACACCTCTCCCGCCGCGGGCGTCGGTAAATCTACCACCCAGGGCGGGGCCGATATGACGGCCCCCAAGGTTCCTTTTGCGACAGACCTTACCCAGGCATTAACACCGGAAACAAAGCCCTTACAGTCCGGCACACCGCAGCAGCACTTGACCGGTCTTTTATCCGTTCAGGAAGTAGGACAGCCAGGCAGCCTTACACCGGGTCACGTGAAATCCGCGGCGCATCACCCGATGCCAAATTCCCCGGCAGAACAGATCAAGTTAGCCATTTCAAGACAGGCAAGTCTGGGACAGAACAGTTTCAGGTTAAGCTTGAAACCGGCAGAACTTGGCCAGGTTGATATTAAAATGGATTTCCAGGCTGATGGAAGAATGACCACAACAATCACCGTCGACAACGAGAAGACCCTGAACATGCTCCAGAAAGACCAAAGCGGTCTGGAAAGGGCGTTAAACAATGCCGGTTTTGATGCCAGTGGCAACAATCTGAATTTCACCCTGAAAAAACAACAGCAGGATCATATGGAAAAGCAACTGTCCCAAACGAATTTAGACGGGACAGGGGAAACTGATGAGGGCGTGGACATCAATCTCGCCAATAGCGTCATCAGCCAGCAACAACTGAAAATGGCATATTCCAAAAATGCCCTCGATATTAATATTTAAGACTGAACACACTCTTTTATAAGGATACTTCATCATGGAAGTAACAGCAGCAGCAGGGGCAAATTCCGAAGCCTCGAAAAGTTCGACCAAGCTCGCCGACGATTTTGATAATTTCCTGGCCTTGCTGACCACTCAGTTACAATTTCAGGACCCGCTAGACCCCATGGATTCAAGCCAGTTTACCGAACAGCTGGTCTCCTTCACGCAAGTGGAACAGTCTATCGCCACCAATAAAAACCTGGAAAACCTGATCAGCCAAACCCAAACAGCCGCCATATCAGATGCGGTCAACTATCTCGGCACTGAAATCACGGTGGAAACGGACCGAGCCGGACTGCGGGATGGTAAAGCGAAATGGGAATATGGCCTTCAAAGCAATTCTGATGAAACCAAAATCATTGTGCAGGATTCCAAGGGCAAGGTGGTTTACGAAGGTATTGGCGAAAACAAAGCCGGCTTGCATGAATTTATCTGGGACGCCCCGGAAGGTACGCCAGATGGCATTTACAAACTATCGCTGCAGGCCGAGAGCGCCAATGGGTCGGAAGTTCAAACCGCCATATATTCCAAGGGCGTTGTAGAAAGCATCGAAACCTTGAATGGTCAGGCTCATTTGTCCGTCAACGGCATCCTGACACCAACAACAGAAATACAGGCTGTTAATACAGTCAAAAAACCAGATCCTGACGCAGAAGACGCCAGCTAGTTGCGTAAAGCGCATTCTATTTAAGAATTAACCACCCGACCCATCTGGTCGGCAAACAGAAGGAGTATCGACATGAGTCTTTACGCATCACTTTTCTCAGGGGTATCTGGACTGGGCGCATATAGTTCCGCGCTAGGCATGATTTCGGATAATATCGCTAACCTGAATACCGTTGGCTATAAAGAAACCCGCGCCAGTTTCTCAACCCTGGTGACGGAATCTCGGTCCTCCACCTCCTATTCCCCAGGGGGCGTCCAAGCCTTGCCGCAGAATCTGATCAGTCGTCAGGGCCTGTTACAATCCTCCACCTCCGCAACCGATCTGAGTATTGACGGTGCCGGTTTCTTTGTCGTCTCTACCCGCGGTGAATCCGTGAATGCCAATTCTGAGATCAGCTTCACGCGTGCCGGGTCGTTTAACCCGGATTCTGAAGGCTTCCTGAAGAATACTGCCGGGCTTTACCTGATGGGTGTGCCATTGATTTCTGGTACAGTTAAACCGGAAAGCCCCCAACTCGCTGATCTGCAACCTATTAACGTGTCGGACTTAACCAGTACAGCCGAAGCCTCGACCAACGTGACCTTGCGCGCCAACCTGCAGTCCTCACAGGCGATAAATGCCGCCATGGGAACATATGACCCTTCCGTTAAGGCAACCTCTATGTCAGGTTATGCCGAAGATGTTGCCGCCGGCGTAGCGGTTCCCGTCGGCATCAAACCAGACTTTCAAACCAATATTGAGGTTTTTGACGCCCGGGGTGGCGTTCACACCGTGACCGTCGCCGCACTCAGAAGCGCCGATAATGTCTGGGAAGTAGAAATGTATGTTGACCCTCCAACTGACATTGTACCAACAGTCGGAACAACCGGACAGATTGCCGCCGGGACTGTTACATTTAATGGGGACGGCACACTCAATGTCCCCGGTACGACCGCCTCACTTCTGGCCGCCGTTAACGTCCCTTGGTCAGGTGGTGCAAATGCGGGCTCGCTGACTTTTGATCTCGGCACCAATGGCCTCAGCGACGGTCTGACTCAATTTGCCGGCGAATCAACCATCATCTCCTCCTCTGCCAATGGCGCGACCTTCGGGAATGTGATCGGGGTGAATATCGATAAGGACGGCATTGTCAGTGCCCTGTTTAGTAATGGCTTGGCAAAGAACGTCTATCAACTGCCCATCTCCACCTTCCAGAACCCGGATGGGCTGACCCGTCGTCAAGGAAACTCCTATACCGTTTCTGATCAATCCGGGAGCTCTATCCTGAAATATGCCGGGGTTGGCGGCGCAGGTTTTGTGGCCCCACAGACCTTGGAAGCCTCTACCGTCGACCTGGCCGGGGAATTTACAAACCTGATTACCATTCAGCGGGCTTTCTCGGCCAGTACGAAAATTATCACCACGGCCGATGAAATGCTGACAGAGTTGAACAACATTAAACGTTAATAATTCAATCACTTAAGATAATAAGCCGCCGGTGTTTCATCGGCGGCTTATTGTGTTTTCATCGGTTGAAATCGAAATAGGTCCAACTTTATTCTAATATTTAGACCAAATTAACCTCGTTCCTTAGGTCTTTTTTAAAGCCTTTTACGTATTCTGACCCCTATGTATAAAAGTTACCGGAGATAAGTACATAATGAGTAGAATACAAAATGTGTCTGCCGCACCCGTTTTGGGGCCGACAGGAGAACCTCTTACACTTGAGGATCTCCCGCCTCCAAACACCAAGCGATGGGTTGTTCGCCGCAAAGCAGAAGTGGTTGCTGCTGTACGGGGCGGCCTGCTCTCGCTGGAAGATGCCTGTAAGAAATATACCTTGTCCGTCGAAGAATTTTTGTCCTGGCAACGCGCCATTGACAAGGATGGCTTACTTGGACTTCGGGTAACGCGCGTGCAGGATTATCGTGATAACTCTTTAAGCGGATACGATAACTAATCAGGCTAAAATCAGTCGTTTATCAAATTATTTTATTAAATTAACCATGAGAAGGTGATTCTCATGGTTAATTTTTTTGTCTGGTGTTCATTTCGAGCCTTTTTTGACAATATACACTATATATAGTATTTTTATTGAGACACCACACTAGCATTGGGAGGCGCTAAAACCCTCATCTTTTTGCTTGTCAATATATTTTTAAACCTCAGTAGGCAAAAATTGCCTACCATTAACCTCCTGTTTACTTAATAATTAGTAAACTGAATTTGATGATCATATTCGACGAGATCAACAATCAAAGTTACGAGTAGAGTTATAGAAGACTATATTAAAAGTATATTTTAGGGAACGTCATTGTGAATGGTTTAGCCGAATTCTTCAAAACACTAGGACCCGCCCGTCTGGCCGCCATGGCCACGGTTGCCGCTATTACCATCGGGTTCTTTATTTTTCTGTCTATCCGTCTGTCCACCCCCACAATGTCTTTACTGTTCAGCGGACTGGATCTCTCCGATTCCTCTAAAATCGTCCAGACACTGGAAGCCCAGGCTATTCCTTACGAACTGGTGGGCGACGGCAGCACCATTCTGGTCCCCGACGATCAGGTCAATCGCATCCGCATCGCCGTTGCCGAACAAGGCTTAACCAGCGGGGGTTCCGTCGGCAATGAAATCTTTGACCGCGGCGATTCTCTCGGCGCCACAAGTTTTGTCCAGAACATCAACCGGTTACGTGCTCTGGAAGGTGAACTCGCCCGCACAATTCAGTCCATTGATAAAGTCACCAGCGCCCGCATCCATCTGGTGATGCCGGAACGCCGCCTGTTCAGTAATGAAAATCGCGAAGCCACCGCCAGTATCTTTATCAAGACATCCTCCGGCCGCCTGCCCCGCAATCAAATCATGGCCATTCAGAATCTGGTCGCCGCTGCGGTGCCTGACCTGCAGCCGGAACGCATTTCAATTGTCGACCAGAAAGGCTCTCTCCTCGCCCGGGGCTCTTCCGAAGATGTGACATCATTGCTGGCCCTGTCGCTGGAAGAAAAGAAAATATCCATGGAGAGTCGTCTGCGTGGTCAGATCGAAACCCTGTTGGAGAAAACCGTGGGCCTGGGCAATGTGCGCGCCGAAGTCAGCGCCGAACTTGATTTGAACCGCATCACCAGCAATACCGAAGAATATGACCCCGACAGCCAGGTCGCCCGTTCAGAAAACACCAGCGAACAAATCAGCACCAATCAGGAAAATGCAGAGGCGGAAAGCGTATCCGTCGCCAACAACCTGCCGGACCAGACAGAAACCCAGCAAGAACCCGGGGTCAAGTCCCAGACCAATGACAGCACGACAACATCAACGGTCAACTATGAAATCTCCAAAACCATCCGCACCCAGATTCACGAGGCGGGAACCATCAAGAAAATTTCGGTTGCCGTTCTGGTTGATGGCACCTATCAGGATGCCGGTGACGGCAGCGCCCCTGCCTATCAAGCCCGCAGCCAGGCCGACCTCGACAATCTGAAACAACTGGTGGAATCAACCATTGGCTTTGACGCCGAACGGGGCGATACCGTTGATATCGTCAATATGCAGTTTGCCGCAGTTGATTATGGCGAGGCGGCAGCGGAAGAAAGCCTGTTTGACTTCAGCAAAGCCGACATCATGCGCTTTATAGAACTTGGAGGGCTGATGCTGATCGGAATTCTGGTTATTTTCTTCGCCCTGCGCCCCCTGATCAAATTCCTCACCGCACCACCGGTGACTTATGTACCAAACCCAGCCCTTGAAGGCGGCGCCCAGGGACAACTGCCACCGGGCCAGGCCCAACAGCAGGCCGCATTGTCCGCGCCGGCCAATGAACCGATTTCTCTTCTTGATGATGATGGGAAACAATTGCCTTCCCGTGAGGTTGCCAAACGCGCCGGTATAGATTCGGCCATTGATGTCGCCGCGGTTGAAGGAAAAATACAAGCCACTGCCCTGAAGAAAGTCGGGGAACTCGTTGAACGTCATCCGGAAGAATCCGTTGCTGTCGTTCGCGGTTGGTTATACGGATAACATAAAATATGTCTGCAGGAAAAATAGACCGAATTTCTGACCTGTCCAGTGCGGATAAGGCAGCCGCTCTGATGCTGGCGCTCGGCGACGAGAACGGCGCGATAATATGGAATCTTCTTGATGATGAAGAAGTCAAGGAACTGTCCCTGGCCATGTCGTCTCTTGGAGCAGTTGATTCAAAAGTCATTGAAGAACTATTCCTTGATTTCGCCAATGGCGTATCCTCCGTCGGTTCCCTGACCGGGAATTTCGACAATACAGAACGGTTACTGGTGAAAATGTTGCCCGGCGACCGGGTCAGCCAGATCATGGAAGAAATTCGCGGCCCCGCCGGTCGAACCATGTGGGACAAACTCGGCAATGTAAATGAAGTTGTCCTCGCCACATATCTGAAAAATGAATACCCCCAGACTGTTTCGGTTGTTCTGTCGAAAATCAAGCCCGAGCATGCAGCCAATGTGTTGAGCGTACTGCCGGATGATTTCGCCATGGAAGTGGTTTCGCGCATGTTGCGGATGGAACCGGTGCAAAAGGATATTCTCGACAAGGTTGAACAAACCCTGCGCACGGAATTCATGAACAACCTGGCTAAAACAAGCCGCAAGGACAGCCATGAAACCATCGCTGAAATCTTCAATTATCTTGACCGCGCCTCCGAAACCCGCTTTCTGACTTCCCTCGAAGACAAAAACCGCGAAAGCGCCGAAAAAGTCCGGGCCCTGATGTTTACCTTTGAAGACCTGCAAAATCTTGACGCCACTGGCGTCCAGACCCTGCTGCGCGGTGTCGACAAGGATCGCCTCGGCCTGGCAATGAAAGGCGGTTCCGACAAGGTCCGCGACATGTTCTTCAGCAATATGTCCGAACGGGCCGCGAAAATCCTCAAGGAAGATATGGAAGCCATGGGCCCGGTTCGCCTGAAGGATGTTGACGAAGCCCAGATGGAAGTGGTCAATGTCGCCAAAGATCTGGCCGACAGCGGCGAAATTGTTCTCAATGATTCAAAGAGTGATGATGAACTGATTTATTAAACACCCATGATCAAGCCCCGGCCCTCTCACCCCGGGAAATAACACCGACGTGTAGGATATAAATGAATGAGTGCAGTACGATTTACATTCGATGAAGATTTCGAGGACTCCAGCGGCGGCACGATGAGCCGCAGCAAAATCGACGACATCAGAGCCGCAGCCTATGCAGAGGGCGTCGCCGCCGGTCAGACGGAAGTCCTGACCAGTCTTGAACAGAGTTGCGAATCCCTGCTGCACAACATCCTCACCGCCAGTCAAAACCTGCAGGAGCGGCAGGCAGAACAAGTCTCCCTGATGCATAAGGAAGCCGCAAAGCTCGCCTACGCCATCATCGAAAAACTCGCGCCGGCTCTGGTCAGACACACCCCGCTGGACGAAATCGAACTGCTGGTGACACAATGCCTGAAAAACAGCCCTCTCCACCCCCGGCTTGTGGTGCGGGTTGACGACAGCATTCTGCCTCTGTTGGAAGAAAAATTGGAAAAAATACGGCAGACCAACAGCTATCAGGGGGAAATCATTTTAATCAGCGAAACCATGGCCCACCCCAGCGATTGTCGGGTTGAATGGGCAAATGGCGGGGCGGAACGCGATTTTAACAGCCTTCTCGCCACCATCGAAGGAACCGTAAAACTGTTTATCGAAGCGCCGGAATCAGGACCGCACCACGAAACCAGTACTATTGACCCTCTAACCGGAACCCTGTCTGAAACCATAAACTCAGAATAATTCCAAAGAGAAAAGCAGCATTTGCCGGAAAAGAATACAATGAAAGCTTTCAGGACGAGACAATTCAAGGTAACTATGGTTAACATCACCGGTCATGGAAGAGAAAATTTATGCCTTCTAATGACTTATGACAAGAAAATATTAAGGGCTTGCAGATAATGTCTGATACAGAAAATATGGATTGGCAAGAATTGGACCAAGGGAACGGCACAACTGATCCCCAAAACTCTGGTGACGGTGCCGAAGGTGAACTGGAAGGCTCCGGTGACCTTGAAGCCGTTTTCGATGTTCCGGTAAAGGTTTCCGCCGTTCTGGGGATTACCAATCTTACCGTCAGCCAGTTGTTGAAACTGGGGTCCGGGTCCGTTGTTGAACTGGACCGGAAAGTCGGCGAAGCCATCGATATTTACGTCAATAACAGGCTTGTTGCCCGCGGTGAAGTGGTATTGCTCGAAGAAAAACTGGGAATTACCATGACAGAGATCATCAAGGGCAACGAATAAAACGGGCTTTAAGTACGGGAATAGAAAAGTGATAACACTTCTAGGTATCGTCGTTGGATTTGCATTGATTATTTCTGCCATGATTTATGGCGGGTCGCCGCTGGATTTTTTAAACCCACCGTCGTTGTTAATTGTTTTCGGGGGCACCATTGCCATTACCGCTGTAAGTTTTTCCCTGAAAGACTTAAAGCAAATCCCGGCCGCGCTATGGCGCTTAATGGCTTACACCACACACAACCCGCAAGAGGTGGGGGTGACCATGATCCAGATCTCGGAAAAAGCCAGAGGCGGCGGTGTCATTGCCCTTGAAAAAATCAGCAAGAGCTTCAGTAATGAGCCTTTCCTTAAAAAAGGTCTCGACCTCACCGTCGATGGTGCAAGCCCGGACGATATTGAGCAAATTCTCAAGCAAGAAATTTACTCTACCGCGTCTATTCAGTCCAAAAGCGTCGACCTTCTCCGCCGTTCGGCCGAAGTCGCCCCGGCTATGGGGCTGATCGGAACGCTGGTCGGGCTGGTCCAGATGCTCGGCAACCTCAGCGACCCAAGCACCATCGGCCCGGCAATGGCCGTGGCGCTTCTCACGACTTTTTATGGCGCTATTCTCGCCCATATGGTGCTTGTCCCTCTGGCCACCAAGGCAGAGCGCAATTCCCATAATGAATCGACTCTCAATCTGCTGTATCTCACCGGCATCCTGTCCATCGGACGGGAAGAAAACCCCAGACGTCTGGAAATGCAACTCAATGCCATGCTGCCCCAGACCAACCGGATCAGCTATTATGACTAACAGGACGGAAACACAATAATGCGGTTAATTATCGTTGGTTCACTTGAGGGACAACTCTCGGCAGCGTCACAGATCGCCCTGAATAACGGGGCGAAGGTCATCCACGCCCCCGATGAGGCGACAGCCCTGAATCTGATCCGGACCAAAGGTGCCGACCTGTTGATGATTGATGTTAAGTGCGATATCCGGGGCTTGCTCGCACAATTGGAATCCGAACATATTACCACCCCGGCGGTTGCCTGCGGTGTGGGGTCGACATCAGACGACGCCGTTGCCGCCATCCGGGCTGGCGCCAAGGAATATATCCCCCTGCCCCCGGACCCGGACCTGATCGCGGCTGTCCTCACTGCCATTTCTGATGACGAACATGAATTTATCTATCGCGACCGCAATATGATCCAGGTGGTCAAGCTTGCCGAACAGGTAGCCGCCAGTGAAGCCAGCATCATGATTACCGGTGACAGCGGCACAGGGAAAGAGGTCATGGCCCGCCATGTCCACAGCAAAAGCCGCCGCAAAGCCAAGCCTTTTATCGCCGTGAATTGCGCCGCCATTCCGGAAAACCTCCTGGAAAGCGAGTTATTCGGCCATGAGAAAGGCGCCTTCACAGGTGCCGTCGCCCGCCGGATCGGTAAATTCGAAGAGGCAAACGGCGGCACTCTCCTGCTTGACGAAATCAGCGAGATGGATGTTCGTTTACAGGCAAAACTCCTACGCGTCGTGCAGGAACGCGAAGTAGACCGGGTCGGTGGCAGCGGTGCCGTAAAAGTCGATATCCGCATCATCGCCACCACCAACCGGAATCTTCAGGAAGAAGTCAAACTCGGCAATTTCCGGGAAGACCTGCTGTTTCGCCTGAATGTGGTGAACCTCAATATTCCCTCTTTGCGCAACCGGCCGGAAGACACCCGCGCCCTGTGTAAGCATTTCGCCCGTAAATATGCCGAATTTAACGCCTTGCCACTGAAAAACGTTTCCGACAGCGCCATGAAAGTACTGATCAATCATAACTGGCCAGGCAACGTACGCGAACTCGAAAACACGATCCACCGCGCGGTCCTTCTGACGACCGGCAATGAGATCGGCGCGTCTGACATCGTACTTCCCGATGGGCGGCCTCATATAGAAATTCAGTCCGGCTCCTCTCATCAGGCGGATAATACCCCTGAAGGAACAGAACCTCTGGCTGCGATTTCCCTGATAGGACGCACGGTAGCGGATGTGGAAAAGGATCTGATTATCGATACGCTGAAACATTGTCTCGGCAACCGGACACACGCGGCGAACATTCTGGGCATATCCATTCGTACATTGCGTAACAAGTTAAATATCTATATGTCGGATGGCGTCAATGTACCCGGTCCCGGGACAACGCCTCCCCAATCAGGGTATTGAAAAGCCCTGATATAGAAAACATTGTGAATTTTAACGTCACAATAACGAGAAGATTTCGCTGAATATGAGTGATACGGCCACAAACCACGGTATACAGAAAAAAGGTATTATGGGGCAATTAGCCCATCGCTCCGACGTCATTATGGCATTCGGCGTTGTGTTGATCCTGACCATTCTTTTCCTGCCCTTGCCTTCATGGCTGCTCGATATTTCCCTGGCGATTTCTTTCACCTTTTCCATCATGGTGTTGATGACATGCCTGTTTATCCAGACCCCGTTGGAATTTAACAGTTTTCCTGCCGTTCTCCTGCTCTCGACCATGTTGAGGCTGGCGCTTAATGTGGCCTCCACCCGCCTGATCTTATCAGATGGCCATACCGGCCCCTCGGCGGCGGGACATGTGATTGAGGCCTTTGGTAAGTTTGTGATGGGCGGAAATTTCGTCATCGGGATCATTGTATTCTCCGTCCTGCTGATTGTGAATTTCATGGTGATCACCAAAGGGTCCGGCCGTATCGCAGAAGTCGCGGCCCGTTTCAGTCTTGATGCCATGCCCGGTAAACAGATGGCCATTGACGCCGATCTGTCTTCCGGTTTGATCGACGAAAATGATGCCCGCACGCGCCGCAAAAACCTGGAAGATGAAAGCACCTTCTTCGGGTCCATGGACGGGGCGGCAAAATATGTACGGGGCGATGCCATCGCCGGCCTTCTGATCACCTTTATCAATATCATAGCCGGTATGATCATCGGGGTGGCTCAGAATGACATGAGTTTCACCCAAGCCGCCAACACCTATACCCTGCTCACCGTCGGAGATGGTTTGGTGAGCCAGATCCCGGCCTTGATCGTCTCGACCGCAGCCGGTCTTCTGGTCACCAAGGCTGGCCTGACCGGACGTACCGACCAGGCGCTGTTCAGGCAAATGGGTAGTTATCCCACCGCGCTTGCCGTTAGCGCCAGCCTGTTGTTTGTCCTGTCCTTGCTGCCGGGCATTCCCTTTCTGCCTTTCGCCGTCCTGTCCGCCATGATCGGCGGCACGGCCATCGCCCTGACCCGCCAGAAAGCTGAAGATGCCGAAGCCAAATTACGGGCAGAAGAAGAAGGTGAACAACAGATCGAACACGTCGAGGAGCCCATCACCACGGCCCTGACCATTGACCCGATCCGGCTGGAACTTGGCTATGGCCTTCTGCCTTTGATCAATGATGATACCGGCATCCGCCTGACCGATCAGATCAAGGCCCTGCGCCGCCAGATGGCCACAGATATGGGCTTTGTCATGCCGTCGGTGCGTATTTTGGACAATATGCAGCTGCCCGCCAATCAGTATGTCATCCGCCTGAAGGAAACCGACGCCGGCAGCGGCGATATCCGCCCGAACATGTTGCTGGTGATGGACCCCCGGGGTGAACCCGTCGCCCTGCCTGGTGAAGAAACCCTCGAACCCGCCTTTAAACTACCGGCAACCTGGGTGGAAAAAAGCCTGAAAGAGGAAGCGTCCTTCCGCGGGTACACTGTCGTTGATGCCGCCACCGTCATTACCACCCATATCACCGAAGTGATCAAGGATAATATGCCGGAACTTCTGTCCTATGCCGAGGTCAAGAAACTTCTGGATGACCTTGCGTCCGAACATCAGAAACTGATCGCCGACCTGATCCCAACCCTGATCACCCAGAGCGGCCTGCAGC
It encodes the following:
- the fliG gene encoding flagellar motor switch protein FliG, whose amino-acid sequence is MSAGKIDRISDLSSADKAAALMLALGDENGAIIWNLLDDEEVKELSLAMSSLGAVDSKVIEELFLDFANGVSSVGSLTGNFDNTERLLVKMLPGDRVSQIMEEIRGPAGRTMWDKLGNVNEVVLATYLKNEYPQTVSVVLSKIKPEHAANVLSVLPDDFAMEVVSRMLRMEPVQKDILDKVEQTLRTEFMNNLAKTSRKDSHETIAEIFNYLDRASETRFLTSLEDKNRESAEKVRALMFTFEDLQNLDATGVQTLLRGVDKDRLGLAMKGGSDKVRDMFFSNMSERAAKILKEDMEAMGPVRLKDVDEAQMEVVNVAKDLADSGEIVLNDSKSDDELIY
- a CDS encoding FliH/SctL family protein, producing the protein MSAVRFTFDEDFEDSSGGTMSRSKIDDIRAAAYAEGVAAGQTEVLTSLEQSCESLLHNILTASQNLQERQAEQVSLMHKEAAKLAYAIIEKLAPALVRHTPLDEIELLVTQCLKNSPLHPRLVVRVDDSILPLLEEKLEKIRQTNSYQGEIILISETMAHPSDCRVEWANGGAERDFNSLLATIEGTVKLFIEAPESGPHHETSTIDPLTGTLSETINSE
- the fliN gene encoding flagellar motor switch protein FliN, translated to MSDTENMDWQELDQGNGTTDPQNSGDGAEGELEGSGDLEAVFDVPVKVSAVLGITNLTVSQLLKLGSGSVVELDRKVGEAIDIYVNNRLVARGEVVLLEEKLGITMTEIIKGNE
- a CDS encoding motility protein A, translated to MITLLGIVVGFALIISAMIYGGSPLDFLNPPSLLIVFGGTIAITAVSFSLKDLKQIPAALWRLMAYTTHNPQEVGVTMIQISEKARGGGVIALEKISKSFSNEPFLKKGLDLTVDGASPDDIEQILKQEIYSTASIQSKSVDLLRRSAEVAPAMGLIGTLVGLVQMLGNLSDPSTIGPAMAVALLTTFYGAILAHMVLVPLATKAERNSHNESTLNLLYLTGILSIGREENPRRLEMQLNAMLPQTNRISYYD
- a CDS encoding sigma-54-dependent transcriptional regulator, producing the protein MRLIIVGSLEGQLSAASQIALNNGAKVIHAPDEATALNLIRTKGADLLMIDVKCDIRGLLAQLESEHITTPAVACGVGSTSDDAVAAIRAGAKEYIPLPPDPDLIAAVLTAISDDEHEFIYRDRNMIQVVKLAEQVAASEASIMITGDSGTGKEVMARHVHSKSRRKAKPFIAVNCAAIPENLLESELFGHEKGAFTGAVARRIGKFEEANGGTLLLDEISEMDVRLQAKLLRVVQEREVDRVGGSGAVKVDIRIIATTNRNLQEEVKLGNFREDLLFRLNVVNLNIPSLRNRPEDTRALCKHFARKYAEFNALPLKNVSDSAMKVLINHNWPGNVRELENTIHRAVLLTTGNEIGASDIVLPDGRPHIEIQSGSSHQADNTPEGTEPLAAISLIGRTVADVEKDLIIDTLKHCLGNRTHAANILGISIRTLRNKLNIYMSDGVNVPGPGTTPPQSGY
- the flhA gene encoding flagellar biosynthesis protein FlhA, with the protein product MSDTATNHGIQKKGIMGQLAHRSDVIMAFGVVLILTILFLPLPSWLLDISLAISFTFSIMVLMTCLFIQTPLEFNSFPAVLLLSTMLRLALNVASTRLILSDGHTGPSAAGHVIEAFGKFVMGGNFVIGIIVFSVLLIVNFMVITKGSGRIAEVAARFSLDAMPGKQMAIDADLSSGLIDENDARTRRKNLEDESTFFGSMDGAAKYVRGDAIAGLLITFINIIAGMIIGVAQNDMSFTQAANTYTLLTVGDGLVSQIPALIVSTAAGLLVTKAGLTGRTDQALFRQMGSYPTALAVSASLLFVLSLLPGIPFLPFAVLSAMIGGTAIALTRQKAEDAEAKLRAEEEGEQQIEHVEEPITTALTIDPIRLELGYGLLPLINDDTGIRLTDQIKALRRQMATDMGFVMPSVRILDNMQLPANQYVIRLKETDAGSGDIRPNMLLVMDPRGEPVALPGEETLEPAFKLPATWVEKSLKEEASFRGYTVVDAATVITTHITEVIKDNMPELLSYAEVKKLLDDLASEHQKLIADLIPTLITQSGLQRVLQNLLSERISIRDLPTILEGVAEACGYTQNIVMITEHTRTRLARQISYENADQDGVIPLINLSPQWEQDFMDALVGGGEEKQLAMAPSKLQEFIGLVRMTFEDQAYAGEMPVLLVSPMVRPYVRSIVERFRPATVVMSQNEVHPKVKIKTLGQI